One Panicum virgatum strain AP13 chromosome 3N, P.virgatum_v5, whole genome shotgun sequence DNA segment encodes these proteins:
- the LOC120663528 gene encoding PP2A regulatory subunit TAP46-like codes for MVEVEEVGNKMRSQMRLHPEPEDDADLPLPALFDRASRLHGLASNSALDQEGIRKGVELLRRCDEMVSKLGLFSTNETKEDVSTANLKYLLVPYYLGEMTEKIAQEDRIPILKASQNHLKEFIALCEVLELIPEDELELSRQKQPDTMANRRAQKIARFKRQKDAEMKLQEIKERKERRGRSLRASALSAPVEAGEEDALEDDGEEEREAWLATISLALCKAFDLLDMLKKEEEMLLDVKERQEKDGNAFAREMLDERTQKAEAWHQNAANRAPYSKPADPITCATFAQDVLEGRASVSQAHEHKHQPLIFGPASLVGGGLTTERERTAAKVFQPGYRLPTMSIEEAGLREMKMMEKWQERTANMIKEANSEWHKDGTNSAQEDEDAEEAKARAWDDWKDDNPRGAGNKKLTPCG; via the exons atggtggaggtggaggaggtcggGAACAAGATGCGGTCTCAGATGCGCCTCCATCCGGAGCCGGAGGACGACGCCGACCTCCCGCTCCCCGCCCTCTTCGACCGGGCGTCCCGGCTCCACGGCCTCGCCTCCAACTCCGCACTCGACCAG GAAGGGATCCGGAAGGGGGTCGAGCTGCTGCGGCGCTGCGACGAGatggtcagcaagctcggccTCTTCTCCACCAACGAGACCAAGGAAGACGTCTCCACCGCCAACCTCAAATACCTGCTC GTCCCATACTACCTAGGGGAAATGACTGAGAAGATCGCACAGGAGGACAGGATCCCAATTCTTAAGGCGTCACAGAACCATTTGAAG GAATTCATTGCTCTATGTGAAGTACTGGAGCTTATTCCAGAGGATGAGCTTGAATTATCTAGACAGAAGCAACCTGATACTATGGCAAACAGAAGAGCACAGAAG ATTGCCCGGTTCAAACGTCAAAAAGATGCAGAAATGAAGCTCCAAGAGattaaagagagaaaagaaaggcGTGGGCGCTCATTGAGGGCTTCTGCTTTATCTGCTCCTGTTGAAGCTGGGGAGGAAGATGCCTTGGAGGATGATggggaggaagaaagagag GCTTGGTTAGCTACTATCTCACTGGCTCTCTGCAAG GCCTTTGATCTTCTCGACATGctaaagaaggaagaagaaatgctTCTAGATGTAAAGGAAAGACAGGAAAAG GATGGGAATGCATTTGCTCGTGAAATGCTTGATGAGCGTACACAAAAAGCTGAAGCATGGCACCAGAATGCTGCAAACCGTGCACCATATTCCAAACCAGCTGATCCAATCACTTGCGCAACATTTGCTCAAGATGTCCTTGAAGGTAGAGCAAGTGTTTCACAAGCTCATGAGCACAAACACCAACCCCTGATATTTGGACCTGCAAGTCTTGTTGGTGGAGGACTAACCACTGAAAGGGAAAGAACGGCAGCAAAAGTTTTCCAGCCTGGTTACAG GCTGCCAACAATGAGCATAGAAGAAGCCGGTTTACGCGAAATGAAAATGATGGAGAAATGGCAAGAAAGGACCGCAAACATGATCAAAGAAGCAAACTCGGAATGGCACAAGGATGGCACTAACTCAGCCCAAGAAGATGAGGATGCCGAGGAGGCAAAAGCAAGAGCTTGGGACGACTGGAAGGATGACAACCCTCGTGGTGCTGGCAACAAGAAGCTCACGCCCTGCGGCTGA
- the LOC120667318 gene encoding probable calcium-binding protein CML36, translating into MKLSVPFFGSSSFKKVTKRTRSKEDGKSGSFGSTTSSSDECASVTTPRTVLPPPPASASGTKRSPAAPLTREDLETALRRVVSSEEELAEMLAEAAGSGVLLEEIAAEAQAAAADEGELRDTFVVFDADGDGRISAEELLAVLASLGDDRCSVEDCRRMIGGVDVDGDGFVCFNEFARMMTQGV; encoded by the coding sequence ATGAAGCTTAGCGTGCCGTTCTTCGGTTCCTCCTCTTTCAAGAAGGTGACGAAGAGGACGAGGTCAAAGGAGGACGGCAAGAGCGGCTCCTTCGGCTCCACCACGTCGTCCTCCGACGAGTGCGCGTCCGTCACGACGCCGCGCAccgtcctgccgccgccgccggcgtccgcgtCGGGGACCAAGAGGAGCCCGGCGGCGCCCCTGACGAGGGAGGACCTGGAGACCGCCCTGAGGAGGGTGGTCTCGagcgaggaggagctggcggagATGCTCGCCGAGGCGGCGGGGTCCGGGGTCCTGCTGGAGGAGATCGCGGCCgaggcccaggcggcggcggcggacgagggCGAGCTCAGGGACACGTTCGTGGTGTTCGACGCCGACGGGGacggcaggatctcggccgaGGAGCTCCTCGCCGTGCTCGCCTCGCTCGGCGACGACCGGTGCTCCGTCGAGGATTGCAGACGCATGATCGGTGGCGTggacgtcgacggcgacggcttCGTGTGCTTCAATGAGTTCGCGCGCATGATGACGCAAGGGGTTTGA
- the LOC120667414 gene encoding scarecrow-like protein 3 — MDIFPEDMVSSATSSPASSLHSPSPHGYGSWVQELSHDQQGVRLIGLLYQCAGEVAAGAFDRANHCLEQITQVASLDAPHTLQRLAAVFADALARKLLNLVPGLSRALLSTSNSAEAHLIPAARRHLFDMLPFMKLAYLTTNHAILEAMEGEKFVHVVDLSGPASNPVQWIALFHAFRARRGGPPHLRITAVHDDKEFLANMAGALAKDAEALDIPFQFSAVEARLDDLDPDALRQLLRVRSGEALAISVVAQLHRLLAADDAGRRHVPGSSCLTPVQIIARSSPSSFGELLERELNTRLQLSPDASSVVSSLSPQSPVLQAAAQQQQRPAAAKLGSFLQAVRALSPKIMVVAEPEANHNAAAFLERFEEALNYYASLFDCLERASAAHRCAAERARVERLVLGEEVRGVVAREGAERKERHERLAQWARRMEAAGMERVGMSYGGMMEARKLLRSLGWGGSYEVVHDARGEAFFFCWHRRPLYSVSAWRPATGRQSGGRLGGSS, encoded by the coding sequence atgGACATATTCCCGGAGGACATGGTATCGTCGGCGACatcgtcgccggcgtcgtccctgcactcgccgtcgccgcacgGGTACGGCTCCTGGGTGCAGGAGCTGAGCCATGACCAGCAGGGCGTGCGGCTCATCGGCCTGCTGTACCAGTgcgccggcgaggtggccgccggcgccttcgACCGCGCCAACCACTGCCTGGAGCAGATCACGCAGGTGGCCTCCCTGGACGCGCCCCACACGCTgcagcgcctcgccgccgtcttcGCGGACGCGCTGGCGCGGAAGCTGCTCAACCTCGTGCCGGGCCTCTCGCGCGCGCTGCTGTCCACGTCCAACTCCGCCGAGGCGCACCTgatcccggcggcgcggcgccaccTGTTCGACATGCTCCCGTTCATGAAGCTGGCGTACCTGACCACCAACCACGCCATCCTGGAGGCCATGGAAGGGGAGAAGTTCGTGCACGTCGTCGACCTCTCCGGCCCGGCCTCCAACCCGGTGCAGTGGATCGCGCTCTTCCACGCcttccgcgcccgccgcggggGCCCGCCGCACCTGCGGATCACCGCCGTGCACGACGACAAGGAATTCCTGGCCAACATGGCCGGCGCGCTTGCCAAGGACGCCGAGGCGCTCGACATCCCGTTCCAGTTCAGCGCCGTGGAGGCGAGGCTCGACGACCTGGACCCGGACGCGCTCCGGCAGCTCCTCCGCGTCAGGTCCGGCGAGGCGCTCGCCATCAGCGTGGTGGCGCAGCTGCACCGGCTCCTGGCTGCCGACGACGCGGGCAGGAGGCACGTCCCGGGCAGCAGCTGCCTAACCCCGGTCCAGATCATCGCGCGGTCCAGCCCGAGCAGCTTCGGCGAGCTACTGGAGCGGGAGCTGAACACGCGGCTGCAGCTGAGCCCCGACGCGTCGTCCGTGGTCTCGTCGCTGTCGCCGCAGTCCCCGGTGCTGCAGGCGgcggcacagcagcagcaacggccggcggcggcgaagctggGGAGCTTCCTGCAGGCGGTGCGGGCGCTGTCCCCGAAGATCATGGTGGTGGCGGAGCCCGAGGCGAACCACAACGCGGCGGCGTTCCTGGAGCGGTTCGAGGAGGCGCTCAACTACTACGCATCGCTCTTCGACTGCCTGGAGCGCGCGTCGGCGGCGCACCggtgcgcggcggagcgggcgcGGGTGGAGCGGCTGGTGCTGGGGGAGGAGGTCCGGGGGGTGGTGGCGCGGGAGGGCGCGGAGCGGAAGGAGCGGCACGAGCGGCTGGCGCAGTGGGCGCGGCGGATGGAGGCCGCCGGGATGGAGCGGGTGGGGATGAGCTACGGCGGCATGATGGAGGCGCGGAAGCTGCTGCGGAGCCTCGGGTGGGGCGGGTCCTACGAGGTGGTCCACGACGCCCGCGGCGAggccttcttcttctgctgGCACCGGAGGCCGCTCTACTCCGTCTCCGCCTGGAGGCCCGCCACCGGCCGGCAAAGCGGCGGCCGGCTCGGCGGCAGCTCGTAG
- the LOC120666729 gene encoding scarecrow-like protein 3: MKKTPWRPGPWRAARCLSQATGLAAAARDGPLPRLAVPVADCLARRLIHPMVPAVADALIDPSDHLDRRCLRAARRSFFELSPFPKAAVAVGNRVILEAMENEKNVHVIDFARPAAQPCQWVRLLRDFHSRPEGAPHLRLTIVHDDGEFLAKVSESLADEADKLDVPFQAHCVAGQIETLDPNDLHGVLGLKSGEARAIVCTTRLHRLLAAADDAASSSLSAAGHHSNQTASIARLQQMASGSCPPSIRGAACEDDGDDDDPYRSPATPLGFVSPPLTTPPFQMPAALVGFLSAAQAASPKIVVLAEQEAGHNGASFRKRVAEALSYYAAAYDSLDAAAAAYRRPAAERAEVERAVLGEEVRDVLLREGARRRERHDRLHQWARRMEVAGFRGVPLSYAALRQGVDTLRRCGVGGCESREHEGCLLLCWRSWPLYSVSAWRPDRGSAYGVGSGYLSPSAPPDHCFDEELMC, from the exons atgaaaaagacgCCGTGGAGGCCGGGTCCATGGAGAGCGGCCCGCTGCCTCTCGCAGGCCacgggcctcgccgccgccgcgcgcgacggCCCGCTCCCGCGCCTAGCCGTGCCCGTGGCCGACTGCCTGGCGCGccgcctgatccaccccatggtcCCGGCCGTCGCCGACGCGCTCATCGACCCCTCCGACCACCTCGACCGTCGCTGCCTCAGGGCCGCCCGCCGCAGCTTCTTCGAGCTCAGCCCCTTCCCCAaggcggccgtcgccgtcggcaaCCGAGTCATCCTCGAGGCCATGGAGAACGAAAAG AACGTCCACGTCATCGACTTCGCCAGGCCCGCCGCGCAGCCATGCCAGTGGGTCCGACTCTTGCGCGACTTCCACAGCCGGCCGGAGGGCGCGCCGCACCTGCGCCTCACCATCGTCCACGACGACGGGGAGTTCCTCGCCAAGGTATCAGAGTCGCTGGCCGACGAAGCTGACAAACTCGACGTGCCATTCCAGGCCCACTGCGTCGCCGGCCAGATCGAGACGCTGGATCCCAACGACCTGCACGGCGTCCTCGGCCTGAAGtccggcgaggcgcgcgcgatCGTCTGCACGACGCGGCTGcatcgcctcctcgccgccgccgatgacGCCGCGAGTAGTAGCCTCAGCGCCGCCGGGCACCATTCGAACCAGACGGCGAGCATCGCGCGGCTGCAGCAGATGGCGTCCGGCTCGTGCCCGCCGAGCATCCGCGGCGCCGCGTgcgaggacgacggcgacgacgacgacccttACCGCAGCCCCGCCACGCCGCTGGGCTTCGTCTCGCCGCCGTTAACCACCCCTCCGTTCCAGatgccggcggcgctggtggggtTCCTGtctgcggcgcaggcggcgtcgCCCAAGATCGTGGTGCTCGCGGAGCAGGAGGCCGGGCACAACGGCGCCTCCTTCCGGAAGCGCGTCGCCGAGGCGCTGAGCTACTACGCCGCGGCCTACGACAgcctggacgcggcggcggcggcgtaccgGAGGCCCGCCGCCGAGCGGGCGGAGGTGGAGCGCGCGGTGCTGGGCGAGGAGGTCAGGGACGTGCTCCTGCGGGagggcgcccgccgccgcgagcggcACGACCGGCTGCACCAGTGGGCTCGGCGCATGGAGGTCGCCGGGTTCCGCGGCGTGCCCCTGAGCTACGCCGCGTTGAGGCAGGGGGTCGACACGCTGAGGAGGTGCGGCGTGGGAGGCTGCGAGAGCAGAGAGCACGAGGGATGCCTGCTCCTGTGCTGGAGGTCGTGGCCTCTCTACTCGGTCTCGGCATGGCGGCCGGACAGAGGCTCGGCTTATGGAGTCGGCAGCGGTTATCTGTCACCGTCCGCTCCTCCTGATCATTGCTTTGACGAGGAGTTGATGTGCTGA